Part of the Spinacia oleracea cultivar Varoflay chromosome 5, BTI_SOV_V1, whole genome shotgun sequence genome, gttgaggaAAATTCGTGGAAAAGTCAAGGAGGAATTCTGGGCagaaaaagtcaagaaaagaggcaatcgcaaatcgcccgatccggatcgggcgagctgcgcccggtcgggcgcgtacggatcagaagaaaaggatcgcaaaccgcccgatcgggcggaatgtcgcccgatcgggcgagatgCGATTTCAGCGACAAGTACAcggtttcttctttctttcttcacttcttcttcatcttcaacctaactctctctctctccctccattaaaccccaacctcaaaaaaaaaaaacttccaaccaccatatctccctcaattctccaccaaattcaacaaaattttcatcaaaatcatcccctcatcatcctctacaacctacacctaaTCGATTTAAGTTTTCACTcatccccacaaaatccccaaattcacccaaaaaaaaaaaaactcaaaaaactcaaaaattcagatttttcatcaatggcaaatagaccacaaagaaaatgcacgagggtaccaagaaatcaacatgaggcttccacaagccgagctcgggaacctccaccaccacctccaccaccgcaattcgagcccgacacggattttccggatgtcatctttattacggaggagcaacgagcacgattcatgcacctcaaattgagggaggtaatccctactcgctttatatgtcaaaaatcattgcatgaaatgggaattgagcgtgatgtaaaacgtgtttttgttggtgttggtatgagtaGCATGTATGgtatgctccgtctcacatttaggcggttgactctagaatttttgagtagttttaatattcgtagggatggttatcgaaccgtgtcatcggttcaatttcgtgtCATGAACCGAACCTACGCCATGAGCTTAtctgattttggtaggatttttggattgtcTACCACATATAGTAGGAAACCCAAGGAGACTCACAATAATTGtaccatgtggggaaagcttacgggcaatgataatcccgggagtatgcaacatttgcatgcttccaagattcaacacccggtacccattgtcttttacaggttcctaggatttactatctttggtagggatgagacccagaacattagaagtacggagctagagatcctaggtggctacgtttccgaaggagaggagagctacaaaatgaaccttgcacatcacatggcctctcaattttactccatagccacctccacacatactaccaagattaccattggtgggttgatcacccacatagccatggccacggccaattttactgaggctaaccagatcccagttctgggtagcaacttgcttgatttgGCTTATTTTGCTGGACTCCGTAGGCTGCAGGGGGAGCACGGGTTatttaggccgggagccatgtactggatgttcgagggaaacaggcttttcaccttgcctgaccctcagggccgcactagtttcagacccggtcaggctcattatctatttgttggatttgagcgagagcctcagcctgacccccagcctcagcctgaccctcagccagagccccatcagtaccagccagagcctcgcacctacttcaggagggggcgtcgagacacGGGGAGGCCCCAGAGTGGCCCGGTAGTTCATGAGGATCAGGGGTCCATTGATGAGaggttgagcagacttgagctcgggttccgggagttcgcagctgatcaccagaggaccatgttcccattttatgatcagtatgccaggcagggctatattgccccagattacgagcaccctacctggtttacctatcccgcggagggatatggagctccgggttctatgggcaccttcacacccacccagtacggagggtggggagcgggtcctagtgggcatggtggcagagatgatggtgatgatgatggtgatgatggccaaggccatcagtgatgctgatgttgatgatgaggttcgatacccttgagccaatgaggacattgtctgatttggtttgggggggggtttcacactacttgtacattgtaggtatgtctttcttttattttcgcatttctttattttagtgtgtttattttggtatgtttaatgctttctaaattagtttattgctttgaaaaagaaaaaaaaaaaaatacaaaaatacaaaaatacaaaaattcaaaaatacgttccgatgaatacaatatcatgcttccctgtgcccctttgattgaaaattgttttgattcttggtatttgatgacgagcaatgtggatgcgttagccatgatttgatattcgattgctttgatgccttaacatgagtcaactctgaccaactatttgt contains:
- the LOC130461414 gene encoding uncharacterized protein — translated: MSLSDFGRIFGLSTTYSRKPKETHNNCTMWGKLTGNDNPGSMQHLHASKIQHPVPIVFYRFLGFTIFGRDETQNIRSTELEILGGYVSEGEESYKMNLAHHMASQFYSIATSTHTTKITIGGLITHIAMATANFTEANQIPVLGSNLLDLAYFAGLRRLQGEHGLFRPGAMYWMFEGNRLFTLPDPQGRTSFRPGQAHYLFVGFEREPQPDPQPQPDPQPEPHQYQPEPRTYFRRGRRDTGRPQSGPVVHEDQGSIDERLSRLELGFREFAADHQRTMFPFYDQYARQGYIAPDYEHPTWFTYPAEGYGAPGSMGTFTPTQYGGWGAGPSGHGGRDDGDDDGDDGQGHQ